In Phragmites australis chromosome 16, lpPhrAust1.1, whole genome shotgun sequence, one DNA window encodes the following:
- the LOC133895566 gene encoding uncharacterized protein LOC133895566 yields the protein MGIENPTQAPPAPMAPATRLLLSLSLVLLASAAAGSSPSSDAEAISRFQEYLRIDTAQPAPDYAAAVNFLRDQAAAAGLEARTLELVAGKPLLLLRWPGRRPSLPSILLNSHTDVVPSEPHKWDHPPFSAALDEASGRIYARGSQDMKCVGMQYLEAIRNLRGAGFVPDRNIYMTFVPDEEVGGHEGVEVFVASKEFKDMNVGLVLDEGLASPREEYRVFYAERSPWWLTIKARGAPGHGAKLYDGSAMENLMKSVEAIRMFRTSQFDLVKSGEKAEGDVVSVNFAYLKAGTATPTGFVMNLQPSEAEVGLDIRIPPSAHVEALERRLTEEWAPSSRNLTFEFKQKMSVLDNFGKPSMTPADSSNPWWPVFEEAVKSAGGKLGKPEIFPASTDARYFRKIGLPAFGFSPMANTPILLHDHNEFLSKDEYLKGIGIYESIIRALATHKDEESRAEL from the exons ATGGGAATCGAGAACCCTACGCAGGCACCTCCCGCTCCCATGGCGCCAGCCACCAGGctgctcctctccctctccctcgttctcctcgcctccgccgccgcgggctCCTCGCCGTCGTCGGACGCGGAGGCGATCTCCCGGTTCCAGGAGTACCTCCGCATCGACACGGCGCAGCCGGCGCCAGACTACGCCGCGGCCGTGAACTTCCTGCGGGAccaggccgccgccgcggggctCGAGGCGCGGACGCTGGAGCTCGTCGCCGGGAagcccctgctgctgctgcggtggccCGGGCGTCGGCCGTCGCTCCCTTCTATACTCCTCAACTCCCACACCGACGTCGTGCCGTCGGAGCCGCACAAGTGGGACCACCCGCCCTTCTCCGCTGCCCTCGACGAAGCATCCGGTCGCATCTACGCGCGCGGCTCTCAG GACATGAAGTGTGTGGGGATGCAATATCTCGAAGCCATACGCAATCTCCGTGGTGCAGGCTTTGTCCCAGATCGAAACATCTATATGACATTTGTTCCCGATGAAGAGGTTGGTGGGCATGAGGGTGTTGAGGTATTTGTTGCATCAAAGGAGTTTAAAGACATGAATGTGGGGTTGGTTCTTGATGAGGGTCTTGCATCTCCTAGGGAGGAGTACCGGGTGTTCTATGCGGAGCGTAGCCCTTGGTGGCTTACTATAAAAGCAAGGGGTGCACCAGGGCATGGTGCAAAATTGTATGATGGTAGTGCTATGGAGAATTTGATGAAGAGCGTGGAGGCTATTCGGATGTTCAGGACATCACAGTTTGATTTAGTAAAGTCCGGAGAGAAGGCTGAAGGAGATGTTGTGTCAGTGAATTTTGCATACCTGAAGGCTGGCACAGCGACACCAACG GGTTTTGTCATGAATCTCCAACCATCTGAAGCAGAGGTGGGTCTTGACATCCGAATCCCTCCTAGCGCTCATGTTGAAGCACTAGAGAGGCGTCTTACTGAAGAATGGGCACCTTCCTCACGCAATTTGACCTTCGAG TTTAAACAGAAGATGTCTGTCCTCGACAACTTTGGGAAGCCATCCATGACTCCTGCTGACAGCTCGAATCCATGGTGGCCGGTGTTTGAAGAAGCCGTGAAGAGTGCCGGCGGCAAACTTGGTAAGCCGGAGATATTTCCGGCCTCTACTGATGCTCGTTACTTCCGGAAGATTGGATTACCAGCATTCGGTTTCTCTCCTATGGCAAACACACCAATACTGCTCCACGATCATAACGAG TTTCTGAGCAAAGATGAGTACCTCAAAGGAATCGGGATATACGAATCCATCATCAGGGCGCTGGCAACTCACAAAGACGAGGAGTCAAGGGCAGAGCTATGA
- the LOC133896320 gene encoding uncharacterized protein LOC133896320, producing the protein MASSARAGAGGRAERGGRELRMSIEEVAKKLSLWHTATFRPILTHDELEPILAAAGFVALPAPKEERPPPAVAWREYAFLGGNAAAPRWLGPRPRLPYPRVDGLHLKTYEAFLGAVEAYLGAGRVSNLFHVRLMPVTNPDRVFDKLFRPMRNFSPEEDGLIVYREGTMDDLTFEMCSHHTAIGDDGYHVIPGISCSDLGYLRKVDGNCHQEGCCAARYPAAGYDFFPVPLKDLFPN; encoded by the exons ATGGCGTCGTCGGCCCGCGCCGGCGCGGGAGGCAGGGCCGAGAGGGGCGGCAGGGAGCTGCGGATGTCCATCGAGGAGGTGGCCAAGAAGCTGTCCCTGTGGCACACCGCCACGTTCCGGCCAATCCTGACCCACGACGAGCTGGAGCCCATCCTCGCCGCGGCCGGCTTCGTCGCGCTGCCGGCGCCCAAGGAGGAGCGCCCGCCGCCCGCCGTGGCGTGGCGGGAGTACGCGTTCCTCGGGGGCAATGCGGCGGCGCCGCGGTGGCTGGGCCCGCGGCCGCGGCTGCCGTACCCGCGCGTGGACGGGCTGCACCTCAAGACGTACGAGGCGTTCCTCGGCGCCGTCGAGGCCTACCTCGGCGCCGGCCGCGTCTCCAACCTCTTCCACGTCAG GCTGATGCCTGTGACCAACCCCGACCGGGTGTTCGACAAGTTGTTCCGGCCGATGCGGAACTTCAGCCCGGAGGAGGACGGGCTCATCGTGTACCGGGAGGGCACCATGGATGACCTCACCTTCGAGATGTGCAGCCACCACACCGCCATCGGGGACGACGGCTACCATGTCATCCCGGGCATCAGCTGCAGCGACCTCGGCTACCTGCGCAAGGTGGACGGCAACTGCCACCAGGAGGGCTGCTGCGCGGCCAGATACCCAGCCGCTGGCTACGACTTCTTCCCCGTCCCGCTCAAAGATCTCTTCCCTAACTGA
- the LOC133894815 gene encoding pentatricopeptide repeat-containing protein At2g03880, mitochondrial has translation MNYLFKRLPRNRLAATRRSTRRLHSHPHPLLATFSRLCAEGPFPAALSLLLDLAAAGLRADPVSLCCLVKLCVRHGTASDGRLIHRHVTRGDYGALGHGGGSLFVSNSLVSMYVKFGLLDDALRLFDGMSQRNVVSWTTVVAALASADGRKEEALRFLVAMRRDGVAPNAYTFSSVLGVCGTPGMLTAVHASIVKVGLDSDVFVRSSLIDAYMKIGDLGSGHCVFDEMVTRDLVVWNSIIAGFAQSGDGVGAIELFMRMKDAGFSANQGTLTSVLRACTGMVMLEVGRQVHAHVLKYDKDLILHNALLDMYCKCGSLQDADALFHRMPQRDVISWSTMISGLAQNGSSVGALRVFNLMKSEGITPNRITMIGVLFACSHAGLVEDGWYYFKSMEKLFGILPEREHHNCMVDLLGRAGKLDEAVEFIHGMGFEPDSVIWRTLLGACRMHKNVNLAAFAAREILILESNDQGARILLSNIYADLRKWTDAEKSWKALRDRGVKKEPGRSWIELEKQVHVFIAGDLSHPCSDAIVQELNRLIGRINALGYVPQTEFVLQDLGSEQKEDLLKYHSEKLAIAFGTMRAMEGKPIRIMKNLRICGDCHSFAKLVSKSEDKVIIIRDPVRFHHLQDGVCSCGDYW, from the coding sequence ATGAACTACCTGTTCAAACGTCTCCCTCGCAACCGTCTTGCCGCCACTCGCCGGAGCACCCGCCGCCTCCACTCACACCCCCATCCTCTCCTCGCTACCTTCTCCCGCCTCTGCGCCGAGGGGCCCTTCCCCGCCGCGCTGTCGCTGCTCCTGGACCTCGCCGCGGCGGGCCTCCGTGCGGACCCTGTCTCCCTCTGCTGCCTCGTCAAGCTCTGTGTGCGCCACGGCACGGCCAGCGACGGCCGCCTCATCCATCGCCACGTCACTCGCGGGGACTATGGAGCTCTggggcacggcggcggcagcctCTTCGTCTCCAACTCCCTCGTCTCCATGTACGTCAAGTTCGGCCTGCTCGACGACGCGCTCAGGCTGTTCGACGGAATGTCCCAGAGGAACGTTGTCTCGTGGACGACCGTCGTCGCGGCGCTGGCCAGCGCCGacgggaggaaggaggaggcgcTGAGGTTCCTGGTGGCCATGCGGAGGGACGGGGTGGCTCCCAACGCATACACGTTCTCGAGTGTCCTTGGCGTGTGTGGCACGCCGGGGATGCTCACGGCTGTGCACGCCAGCATTGTCAAGGTTGGGCTGGATTCGGATGTGTTTGTGCGAAGCTCCTTGATTGACGCGTACATGAAGATTGGAGATTTGGGTAGCGGGCACTGTGTCTTTGACGAGATGGTGACCAGGGACTTGGTTGTGTGGAATTCCATCATTGCGGGGTTCGCACAGAGTGGAGATGGTGTCGGGGCGATAGAACTGTTTATGAGAATGAAGGATGCTGGATTCTCGGCTAACCAGGGCACCTTGACAAGTGTCCTACGGGCGTGCACTGGGATGGTCATGCTTGAAGTGGGGAGGCAGGTGCATGCTCATGTGCTCAAGTATGACAAGGACTTAATTCTGCACAATGCGCTTCTCGACATGTACTGCAAGTGCGGGAGCTTGCAGGATGCAGATGCCTTGTTCCACAGGATGCCCCAGAGGGATGTGATCTCATGGAGCACCATGATCTCTGGTTTGGCGCAAAATGGGAGTAGCGTTGGGGCATTGAGGGTTTTCAACTTGATGAAATCTGAAGGAATCACACCGAACCGCATAACAATGATTGGGGTTCTCTTTGCCTGCAGCCATGCTGGGCTAGTGGAAGATGGTTGGTATTACTTCAAGTCGATGGAGAAGCTCTTTGGCATTCTACCTGAGAGAGAACACCATAACTGCATGGTTGATCTCCTTGGCCGGGCAGGGAAGCTCGATGAGGCTGTGGAGTTTATCCATGGGATGGGCTTTGAGCCGGACTCAGTCATATGGAGGACTCTTCTTGGGGCTTGCAGGATGCACAAAAATGTCAATCTTGCAGCATTCGCAGCCAGAGAAATCCTTATACTAGAGTCTAACGACCAAGGTGCTCGTATATTGTTATCAAACATATATGCAGATCTGCGGAAATGGACAGATGCTGAGAAATCATGGAAAGCATTGAGAGACCGAGGGGTGAAGAAAGAACCGGGGCGAAGCTGGATTGAACTGGAAAAACAGGTCCATGTGTTCATTGCTGGTGACTTATCACACCCATGCTCGGATGCCATAGTTCAGGAGCTGAACCGGTTGATTGGAAGGATCAACGCTTTGGGTTATGTCCCGCAGACAGAATTTGTGCTGCAGGATCTTGGAAGCGAGCAGAAGGAAGATCTGCTGAAATATCACAGCGAGAAGCTGGCAATAGCATTTGGCACAATGCGTGCGATGGAAGGGAAGCCTATCAGAATCATGAAGAACCTTAGGATCTGTGGCGACTGCCACTCCTTTGCGAAGCTCGTCTCCAAGAGCGAAGACAAGGTGATCATCATCAGGGACCCTGTTCGGTTTCACCATTTACAGGATGGAGTTTGCTCCTGTGGCGACTACTGGTAG
- the LOC133894870 gene encoding DNA replication licensing factor MCM3-like encodes MDVNEEAMAAHKRAFLDFLDQDVGKGVYMQAIRDMVQNKRCRLIIGMDDLRNHNLDLARRVIRSPGEYMQPASDAVSEVARNLDPKFLKEGERVMVGFSGPFGFHTVTPRDLMSSFIGTMVCVEGIITKCSLVRPKVVKSVHFCPATGGFLTREYRDITSFVGLPTGSVYPTRDDNGNLLVTEYGMCDYKDHQILSMQEVPENSAPGQLPRTVDVIVEDDLVDCCKPGDRVSIVGVYKALPGKSKGSVSGVFRTVLIANNVSLLNKEANAPVYTREDLKRMKEISRRNDTFDLLGNSLAPSIYGHLWIKKAVVLLMLGGVEKNLKNGTHLRGDINMMMVGDPSVAKSQLLRAVMNIAPLAISTTGRGSSGVGLTAAVTSDQETGERRLEAGAMVLADRGVVCIDEFDKMNDQDRVAIHEVMEQQTVTIAKAGIHASLNARCSVIAAANPIYGTYDRSLTPTKNIGLPDSLLSRFDLLFIVLDQMDPEIDRQISEHVARMHRYCTDDGGARSLDKTRYTEDDGDANPAIFVKYDRMLHGQDRRGKKAKQDRLTIKFLKKYIHYAKNLIQPKLTDEASDHIATSYAELRDGGANAKSGGGTLPITARTLETIIRLSTAHAKMKLRHEVHQTDVEAALQVLNFAIYHKELTEMEEREQREMEMKQADHDAGANAGTVDGHGSSGNDPMDVDVGNASNDQDVPAERIEAFEVILGQHVLANHIDQISIDEIEQTVNRESAAPYTRRQVEFILERMQDANRIMMRDGIVRII; translated from the exons ATGGACGTCAACGAGGAGGCCATGGCGGCGCACAAGCGCGCCTTCCTCGACTTCCTCGACCAGGAC GTCGGGAAAGGGGTGTACATGCAGGCTATCCGCGACATGGTTCAGAACAAGCGCTGCCGCCTCATTATCGGCATGGACGACCTCCGCAACCACAACCTCGACCTCGCCCGCAG GGTGATACGGAGCCCAGGGGAGTACATGCAGCCGGCGTCGGATGCGGTGTCGGAGGTGGCCAGGAACCTGGATCCCAAGTTCTTGAAGGAAGGGGAACGCGTGATGGTGGGGTTCTCGGGACCGTTCGGCTTCCACACGGTCACGCCCAGGGATCTCATGTCCTCCTTCATCGGGACCATGGTCTGTGTTGAGGGCATCATCACCAAAT GCTCGTTGGTAAGGCCAAAAGTTGTAAAGAGTGTTCACTTCTGCCCTGCGACTGGGGGTTTTCTCACGCGTGAATACAGGGACATCACATCCTTTGTAGGCTTGCCTACTGGTTCTGTTTATCCAACAAGG GATGATAACGGTAACTTGTTGGTCACCGAGTACGGTATGTGTGATTACAAGGATCACCAGATATTGTCCATGCAAGAAGTGCCTGAAAATTCTGCACCTGGACAGCTCCCAAGAACTGTCGATGTTATTGTAGAAGACGATCTTGTAGATTGTTGCAAGCCAGGCGATCGTGTCTCAATTGTTGGTGTATACAAGGCTCTTCCAGGGAAAAGCAAGGGAAGTGTTAGTGGTGTGTTCAG AACTGTCCTTATCGCAAATAATGTGTCACTTCTGAACAAAGAGGCAAATGCACCTGTCTATACTCGGGAAGATCTGAAGCGTATGAAAGAAATATCAAGGAGAAATGACACATTTGACTTGCTGGGAAACTCACTTGCTCCATCCATATATGGTCATCTCTGGATAAAGAAGGCAGTAGTACTGTTAATGCTTGGTGGCGTTGAGAAGAATCTGAAAAATGGAACTCACTTGAGAGG AGATATAAACATGATGATGGTGGGAGATCCTTCAGTTGCCAAGTCTCAGCTCCTCAGAGCTGTCATGAACATTGCCCCTTTGGCTATCTCGACAACTGGTAGAGGTTCTTCTGGTGTTGGTTTGACTGCTGCTGTGACGTCTGATCAAGAGACCG GGGAAAGAAGGCTTGAGGCTGGTGCCATGGTTCTTGCTGATCGTGGTGTAGTCTGCATTGATGAGTTTGATAAGATGAATGATCAAGACCGAGTTGCTATCCATGAAGTTATGGAACAGCAAACTGTGACCATTGCGAAGGCAGGAATACATGCCTCGCTAAATGCGAGATGTAGTGTAATCGCCGCAGCAAATCCGATATATGGAACT TATGATCGTTCATTGACACCAACAAAGAACATTGGGCTTCCGGATTCACTGCTCTCTCGTTTTGATCTGCTTTTTATTGTTCTTGATCAAATGGACCCTGAGATTGATCGTCAAATTTCAGAACATGTTGCACGGATGCATAGATATTGCACTGATGATGGAG GAGCAAGGTCTCTTGATAAAACAAGATAtactgaagatgatggtgatgctaATCCAGCCATATTTGTTAAATATGATCGAATGCTCCATGGCCAGGATAGGAGAGGCAAGAAGGCCAAACAGGACAGACTAACTATCAAAtttctgaagaaatatattcaTTATGCGAAGAACCTAATTCAACCAAAGCTCACTGATGAG GCATCTGATCATATTGCAACTTCATATGCTGAGCTCAGGGATGGTGGTGCAAATGCAAAG TCTGGTGGAGGTACACTTCCAATTACAGCAAGGACATTGGAAACCATAATTCGTCTGTCTACTGCTCATGCCAAGATGAAATTGAGACATGAG GTTCATCAAACTGATGTTGAGGCTGCATTGCAAGTTCTGAATTTTGCAATATACCATAAGGAATTGACTGAGATGGAAGAGCGTGAacagagagagatggagatgaAACAAGCTGATCATGATGCAGGGGCAAATGCTGGCACTGTGGATGGGCATGGAAG CTCTGGGAACGACCCGATGGATGTGGATGTAGGAAATGCATCAAATGATCAGGATGTTCCTGCGGAGAG AATTGAAGCATTTGAAGTGATTCTGGGTCAGCATGTGTTGGCAAACCATATTGATCAAATTTCAATTGATGAAATTGAGCAAACAGTAAATAGAGAGTCAGCTGCACCTTACACTAGACGTCAAGTTGAATTCATCTTGGag AGAATGCAAGATGCAAACAGGATAATGATGCGAGATGGCATTGTTCGAATCATCTAA